aaAATAACAGTGCATACTGCATGGTTCTATTTGTTGCAAAACTCTAGAAGTAGTGTTTTAACTGCtgttatataattattaaaaattcaatccccctacctctgtgtccttagttttgaaaagaatgtgaaatAATAAACTTCTAAAAGGTGTTGtaactaaaaatgaaatttgtAGAAATACGTTGagtccaaagaacaaattcaaggATAAGTTGATGTGTATgcatatttgtatacatttttcttCAACTAAACACACACGCATATATGCCCATGAACACTGACTCCCTTATAATCATATGTATTATGGTGAAGTAAGCCTTTATGAAAagcttaataaaaagaaataacgAATGTTTGAACCAAAATGAAATTCAAGGAATGTAGAAATTTAGACACAATTTTAAAGCGTTGGCGGACTTCTGAGGCTGCTGTGTACAGGTGGGTGGCGAGAGGTTGAGGCGAGAGGCGACGGGGTGGGTGTCGGTAGGCAGAGGGGGACGGCTTCcgtggtggtggcagtggccaGGGGCGGTGTCAGGGGGATGCCAGCGTGGGAGGCGTCGGCTTCGGCGGCTGCGAACGTCCCGGGCTGCCATgcgcacaagtgcagcaagaggTGGCGGCGAGAGGCGGAGGGAGCGGGCAGCGGCGGCGTCAGCCCGGTGGGGGACAGCGTCGATGGCTTGCGGTGGCTTCGGGGGTGGCGGTGTCGCTGGGGGACGGGAGTTGGTGGCGGTGAGCGGCAGttggcggcggcggcgcgcgcTGTCCGTCGTTGCGGGGAGGGGGTAGCGACCTAAGGGGCGGGGTCCGCCCGCAACCGACGCTGCGCGCCATCCCCCGGCCAGCCAACTCCACCCGCTTTCGGTGCCCACCACGCCCTCCTTCCAACAAATCGCAGCCACCCGCCGCAGAGGACGCTTCCCGCCTGTCCTCCCTCCCCCGCCTGTTCCTCCCGCTGACACCGCCCGGGAGCAGTGCCGACACCGCCGCCCGGGAAGGCCGGCATCCGCTGACGACGCCCACGGCCAGCGCCCTCCAACACCAACCGCCCGCCCGCGGCCTTCTACCGCAGCCTCCTCCCGCCGGCTTCAGGGCCCCCGCGCCAGGCACCCGGTGCCCCCGTCCTCACTCAGGCCTCGCCTCCTCGCAGCAGCAGCTCATAGTAAGTAGCCAGCCCCAGGGGCGGGCGGCGTCGGGGGACGGAGAGGGAGCGAGCGGGGAAGGCGTCTGCTGCGGGAGGCTGCAGGCTGGGCGCTTCGGCGGCGGTGACTGTGGGCGGTGCGGGCATAGGCGTTGGCAGCGGTGGGCAGTATCGGGCTGCGGTCGATGGCCAGCTGTGGCGTCAGTAGCGGCGGGAGGCGGTGGCGACAGGAGCAGCGTGCAGAGGTCGTGTGGGTGGGAGGCGAGAGCGGGTGGTGGTGAGCCGCAGGTGGCGGCAGCGGGCAGTGTCGGTTGGTGAGCGGCGGAGCGCCCGAAAGGCTAGGTGTCGCCCGCAACCAGAGCCGCTGACACCGCCCGCCTCCGCGCCGCTGGCCGGGATGCCTGCCACCAGCCTAGGCCGCCCCAGCCTCCCGCCGCCGAAGCGCAGACTCCGGCAGCCACCCGCCCTAGAGCCCGCCTCCCGCCTGTCCCCGCCCGCAGATGCCTTCGGCTGACACCTACCCGGACGCCTGGAGACACCGCCGCCCGCCAGTGCCTCCTCCCGCTGACGCCGCTGTCGCGCGCCGAAGCCCTGCACCGCTGGCCAGCGCCCATCGACACCTAACGTCCGCGGCCTTCTACCGCAGCCTCCTCCCGCCGGCTTCAGGGCCCCCTCGCCAGGGACCCGGTGCCCCCGTCCTCACGCAGGCCACGCCCCCTCGCCGCAGCAGCTCAGAGTAAGTAGCCCGCCCCAGGGGGAGGGAGCGAGCGGGGAAGGCGTCTCCTGCCGGAGGCTGCAGGGAGGCTGCGGCGGTGTCTGTGGGTGGGGCCGCAGTCCCAGCCCGGCGTCTGCAGGTGCGCCGTGAGAGGAGGCAGAGGCGGCGGCGGGCTGCGGCGTCTGCGGTGGGGGGCAGCCTCGACGGGCTGCTGTCCATCATGGGCCGTGATGTCCGCCGCGATGGGAGGCTGTGTCCGCTGTCCCGGCGGACTTCCGAGGCTGCCTTCTGCAGGTTCGCAGCCAGAGGCGGCGGCAGACGGCGGCGTGCAAGGGAAAGCAGCGGGGGAGTTGGCGGGCGTCGGTGTCGGCAGTGGTGGGCGGTGTTGGGCTGCTGTAGGTGGCTGACCGAGGCGTCTGTCCTGGTGAGAGGCGGTGGCGGCAGGAGCAGCGGGCCGAGGCGGTGTCGCTGCGGGAAGGGAGCGGGTAGGGTGAGCCGCAGGCGGTGGCGGCGGCCGGCAGTGCCGGTAGGTGAACGGAATAGCGTCCTAAGGGTGTCGGCCTGCAACAGACGCTGCCCGCCTACGCACCGCCGGCCCAGATACCAGATACTAGCCCAGGCCGCCTCCCGCCGCTCCAGCGGCCCTTCTTCGAAGCGCAGACGCCGGCAGCCACCCGCCCCAGAGCCGGCCCCCCGCCTGTCCCCGCCCGCAGATGCCTCCCGCTGACACCCGGCCCGGACGCTTGCCGACACCGCTGCCTGCCATTGCCTTCTCCCGCTGACACCTACTTCGCTGCCTTTGCCAACACTCGCGGACGCCCAGCGCCTTCGGCAGCCAGACGTCACCGCCTTCTACCCCAGACTCCTGCCGCCACCAACAGGGACCCTCCTTCACGGGGACCGGACCCCCTCCTTCCCACTCAGTCCTGGCCGCCGTGCAGCAGCCTCAGCTCATAGTAAGTAGCTGCCCCCACGTTGACTTTTTGATCAGGGGGTTTGGGGGTGGTGCATGGGCCCTGGGAGGAAAGTAGAAAGGTATGGGTGGGCGTGGAAGAGATGCATGTACTTACCCAGCCAGGAAGGTGACCTGATCTCAGCCAGTAGCTCGCCAGACCTGCCAGCTTCTCTGACTGCAGCTAGTGCTTTCCGTGTCAGGTCCCTGGGCACACGGGCAAGGGCGCTAGGAGGGTGCATCCGCTGGGGAGGGGGTTCCTCCTGTACTCCCAGGCTGGTCAGCGCGGGCGTTCAGGGGGTGTATAGGtccttaaagagaggcttgaatttgtctaatgtttggtaaaagttctGTGAGTAAACTAGCATAGTTTTTGGAAACGAGTAAACTAAGTGTAGcaagtaaacatcttaataattgtgtgttacagcgtattacagtgtgtatacctacaaacagcctgagaatctttatggtaacctaaaacctgcaagttttgctaagttaagtagacataGTTTATActtagagattgtgctgtaaagcacacgGTTCCagtaattataaaatgtgttcataaatttgtcaatctaaagaatgctagtgtaacagtttacaatagcctacttctcagtgttcactggaaattaaagttcctattggttttaagttctaattataACTACttgaagtaataaggaaaacatttctgcataagaatatgtcttttgataaaagaaagtaaccttgctctaaagtacagctgtttatttaaagagggaaaactataaaaagaaagttgtagaaagtttatgGAAACATTATTGGtatggtcatgctatgtgaaattaaagcaaatcaATCTTGCTATCAAGTACATAGCAAAACTAGAATTTTTTCTGTTAACAGAACTAAGGTTTGTTAGTGTACCGTTAATgctgaaagattgcaaagggttttcctattgttttatcaaaacagtttctcatgcttaaagtctcagtgagttgcctgagtatttaagaaaatgagatcttactATTAAAAGGACTATAAGCTTTGCTAACAACTGtttaaccttctgtatttgcctttaaaatcttttattgtcatccTGGTTAAATAggtaagtattgtttcatagtgacatatgattctatttaggAAAGTGCCTTAAAAATTTtctgacagcttcccaaaatcaaattcaaaaaggtgctttttacctctagttcactctgatattttccagagggcccctggaacatgtgaggggaattttttctcctcatcggggaaaatatttggctaatttggcttattcatctgatatatatttacctggaaagcaccatcaaagggaatgatgctaaactttgttactgaatgtcttatgttacagaaatatccaaattttcttatgtcacctgtcttatagtaagctctcatcagatctttaaccgtTGTCATTTGTAGGTCTTTTGTCATAtaaagtcactgttttattactcctaaactggtaaagaactaggtTTCAACAGAGCAAGTATTAGTTAcgtaagattaagtaaactaaggaaaaaaattttatgacttttcgtttcaaatgttgctgataaagtgttttaaacttTTACTCTTAAACGGAcgacagtttagtaaatgacaatacctttgtaagcagaattgaaacgtttatctttctctctgcctgatccctccagaatttataAAACTCTcaatgagtatttttattttattttatggcagtatgtttattttcataagTGCAagaagaatctgctttccttataaCAAGATGAATTAAATACACTAGTTATAGTACCTAGGCTTTGACTgaaatgtcatacctgagagacacatgtgaAACTGATATGAAcaagacagctttaaggaactaaggttgactttacaGAGCCAATAAAGCACCTTgcaagaactggcctggtaccttgcttacagggttcccagcagccttaccaggtgagtaaagagggtcacttcctggcaggtgtaGGAatctcaggaatgtcttgggaacctcaagaagagaggaattcccCTAAacctacaggtactgcaggcaaaacctaatggcaagtctggcttagctttcTGGTCTTGAGGGGCCTTTagaagtccaatctgaaattccttgtaAGAAGTTCCAGccaagcacatttaaaagagcctatgtaatcaattgctcttctttctgcacttatgtaaataatcaagccaagtgttaattattttcttaatctggttacttctaataaaaatgagggtgattttagagaaaagtattgtttcaataatgcagccttttCTATATTGAGCCCTAATACTAATCATTGGGacaaactagatccagaattctagtttccccaaaatatctggctaagaaaagacacatgcatgcaaagatgttccacatcactaatcatcagggaaatgcaaattaaaaccacaatgagatatcgcctcccaccagtaaggatggccagcatcaaaagactaagaacaacaaatgctgccgaggatgcagagagaggggaaccctcccacactgctggtgggaatgtaagctagtttaaccattgtggaaagcaatatggaggttcctcaaaaactaaaaatagaaataccatttgacccaggaatcccactccttggaatttacccaaagaatacaacttctcagattcaaaaagaaatatgcacccccatgtttattgcagcactttttacaatagccaagatatggaagcaacctaagtgtccatcagtagatgaatggataaagaagaggtggtacatatacacaatggaatactattcatccataagaaagaaacaaatcctaccatttgcaacaacgtggatagagctggaggacattatgctcagtgaaataaaccaggtggagaaagacaagtgccaaattatttccctcatttgtggagtacaacaacaaaggaaaactgaaggaacaaaatagcagcagactcagagactccaagtaGGAatgagtggttaccaaaggggaggggtgtaggaggatgggtggggagggagggagaaggggattgaggagtattatagTTAGTacgcatggtgtgggggatcacggggaaaacagtgtagcacagagaaggccaatagtgaatctgtggcatcttactacactgatggacagtgactgcattggggtctgggtggggacttgataatatgggtaaatgtagtaaccacattgttttttcatgtgaaaccttcatcagagtgtatatcaataataccttaataaaaaattaaaaaatatatatctggctatgattctccacgttttagttttctcccatcatttcaatcaGAATCTTACTGTTCTTAATCCTCATATTTAGCCATGCATTCTTTAAGCTCCTTGTCAAGTTTGTTCTTCCAAAagggaaaatccaactccagatgctgCTACCTAACCTCATAACAGGacttgttctatcttgcctagaagccatgaaactgcaaatagtaatataaatggaacctggaatagaagtgcccatcttctgaggccctctctaCTGACCAGTGacggagacctaactgcaccatttactgtgcccccttctcagcatgaagcagccagagaagtcctcgccccctttccctagcagcagctagggtctttatctgtagaggggggaataagacagggaccctggatgtagtcagagtagggtgagggccacTGAAAAAAGCATGGCAGTATATtcacagtcagagcaatgtaactacatgcaagggaaCCCCCCCACCAAAACTGTGTTAAATATTAAGTTCtatagagtcattcttcagtgaggtcagttaatactccccagataaagaagagtagcacatttttttattatgctaatcatatgtaatcatgtgtaagattcactttagtatgctaaaaggcccaggcctatgtgctgtctttcatCCTTCAGAACTGATGGGGTgatttgcaaactgagcaactaatttagcatgcagacccagccataaacaacatagtaaaaggcaggaaggattccaccttaaagataagattgcattctaacacccaggaagttaagaagtaagattcttaactttttAGCagacagacagtaactcagcccaccttgggggctgggcaggcagccttgttttatatgctcccagaccaagacaccccCATCTcaaggagaaatcagagcaggaagtttagattaattctaaatattcagggactacTTAACAACTCCACACCCCTAGgccttttttcacattcccaaaaatcctcaactgccttgtggataaaatgagcgttcctgtggccaggattctcacctggccctgattgactagctcactgcacacctgtgggcactataTGGCTgttactctatataaagagctctgcccagtgccctgggcacaacacggtggcagggctgcaaggctgtaggagagcagagcagaggagagaagcccagaggacagctgtgggaTGACTATGCAGAGGCCCAgaagacagctgtgcagacagaagggcccagaggcagagaccggcttgctgcatgcagactctctgagtgaatgggattctagtgactgacctgccacctagaaataaagtaagatataaccctttcacccaagaatgttttgctgtcaatttctttagtcacattgaatccataatgaacttgcccagggctgaaacccatcggcaagacaTGCCtctaaaacccctagacaacacaccaacacaggctctcttgtccctcctggggtgagccaggagctctgtcctctcactgtatctctcaataaaagcctctgccctgactCTCCTACCATGGGTAAGGAGAGTTTGCTAAGTTCATGCTtggactccgcaaacaagaaccccggcatcacttgCAGTCTGGCACAGTGGTGAGTGGTTTGCTGTGTTGGTTCCCCTCCTtcatgtgtctgtgtatgtagtaGCTCTTGCATGTGTCTGCATGTGTGGTGTTGCGTGTGTGCTAGAGCACTGTGTGGCCTGGGACAGTGTTTGTGTCTCTGGGTGCCTGTGCACTAGAAGAGCACCCAAAACTGCCTAGCAGAGAAGTCAGGTGGGGAGAGTTTGGGGCAGGCTGCTGGGAAGATTGGCCTCAGCAGGGAAGCCCCTGGAGCATGAATAGTCAAAGGTGAGagcacccttcccaccccttttcACATGGCAGGTTACCTTCAAATCAGACTTCACCTGTGACCCATCCTCCCTGCCTTGGAAAAGAAGCCATCTGCTAGTGGACTGTCCCTTCTTAGTGGGGAAGCCCAGTAAGTCAGGTTCACCCTCttaatgacatttttgttttccctgcaAGGTCTCCACAGGAAGCAACTTCGTCTGTCTGAAGTCAATTCATGAAAGTTCTACTTAATCCATTTCTGCAAACGTGCTGTTCTCTACCTCCTGGGTTACACGAGGCAGGTAGGTGACTCTTTGTTGCACCCTTAGCAAACCACCATTCAATGTCCTCCTTCATGCCCTAGCATTACAGAGAGCACAGTTGTTCTCTGAAAAACCTCCATCCTCCtctccatggtggctgcaccaacttgCCATCTCACCAGCATTCTGTTGTCTCCATGTCCTTGCCAACACCtcttatttttttgtctcttggATTTTGgacattctgactgatgtgatgTGACATTTCATAGGGTTTAGACTTGATGAGTgttattgaacatctttttatgtctgttggccttctgtatgTCTCCTTGGCAAAAATGTCTATGTAGTAGGTGAAGGGTGAGAAAATGagtgagaatatttgatatcttgatctaggCAATGGTTATGTGAGTGTGTACATATGTCAGAATTCATTGAGCTttatgatttgtgcattttattgtatgtattttggTATAAAGTTTTTCtaagagaagaacaaaaattGTTTGTGGTCCTTTGACAAGGGTCAGTGTTGGGGAGACACGCTGTTTATACTGGCACTCTGTGGAGGTGAACTCGGGCTGCTCTAATACACATGCATCTGTGGGTGTAGGAATGGGTAGTTTCTGTCGTGCATCAGTCTGAGCAGGCTACTTAGTGAAGTGGAGTGGTCATTCCTGATTGCTGATGCAACCCAATCTGGTATGTGCcattagaaaattaataaataatgaagTACAGTATAGGAGCTAAAATTTTGTTCCATGGTGCACTCAAAACAGAGGGTAGCCTTGGGACAGAGAAGGTGAGAAGGCCTGAAGCAACCATAACCCAGTGGCCCCTCACCTTGCCATTAGTTATAGACCCTGATGGGCACTGTGAAGTGCAGCCAGAGGGTCAGTTTCCTGGGATAAACATCAGGTAACATCAAGTTCATTCTCCCTCTAGTCTTATGGTTCCCAAGGCCTTAGCTTGAGTGCCTGCCACTGGCAAAGCACTAGCTCCTTTTATGTTTACTAACTTTATTCTTAATTATTAACTGAAGCAGTAATGTAATAATtagtaggaaaaaatgaaaatgtatgcaaGTACCGGTCAGTTGGTGTTAAATATTTGAATGGTGAATACTCTCATTTGTAATTTGAAAACCTTAAAAATCATATGTTCTGTTACTTTCCTAATGAGGTGATCTGTAAAGCATTACTTAACATTTCTCAGTGAGCATGGCTAGTTCATAGTTGGCTAAATGTTGTTAATATTGTGGTATTACTTTTATTGGCCAAATTTGAAGGTTCACCTTTGagctatctttttttattaagttattattgatacacactcttttgaaggttccacatgaaaaaacaatgcggttactacattcacccatgttatcatgtcccccgcccccataccctattgcagtcactaaCCATCactatagtaagatgccacagaatcactattagccttctctgtgctacactgtcttccacatgATCTCCTCCCCACATCATATGTGCCAATCAAAacacccctcaattcccttctccatCACTCCCCTCCCGCCTCTCcgaacccctcccctttggtaactactagttccttcttggagtctgtgagttggttgctgttttgttccttcagttttccttcgttgttatactccacaaatgagggaaatcatttggtacttgtctttctccacctggctcatttcactgagcataatatcctccagctccatccttgttgttgcaaatggtaggatttgtttctttcttatggctgaatagtattccattgtgtatatgtactacatcttctttatccactcatctactgatgggcacttaggttgcttccatatcttggctattgtaaatagtgctgcaataaacataggggtgcatatgtcgttttgaatctgagaaattacattcttggggtaaatttctaggagtggattaaagatggcggcatgagaggagagacagaggcttcctctaaAGCTGGATACGATCAGAAAATATacttggcacaactaatcctgaaagagcaactggaaagaggacagcgccagactgcacacacctggagaaaagagcagacctcaccgaatggggtaatATACCAGAACCGTGCCCCAGCAGGATCGGagcccctcccccgccccagctcaccggcgggagagagagaaatggagcagggagggagtggaatgcttgggactgctgaatacctagctccggagatctgtgctgggagcacaaacctacatttaatGGTGCTTTCATCAGACTcttctgattacagggttggaaagctgggacaggcggagttcttggggagactgggattccaacAGCTtgaggaaagcagggatccatatctggctgctctgggacaaaagcttatacctgtgtgctcatcccactggttcaggcagtggagacaggcacagcagctgggaggtggggaacagctctttcctcccctcaagcaccaatactgctcccctgcgacccccaacattgcttcaggggctgagcagctccagaatagagcttctggacactagagggcgccatatacaaacatgaaatgccaaagaaacctgatccagagtaaaattgttaatacaactcccaagaaagatttaaatgatatggacctcatgactcttcctgaaagggagttcaaaagaaaaataatcaatatgctaatggaggtatggaaagacatccaagaactcaggaatgaattcaggtcagagatccaatctttGAAGAGcgcaatggagggtattaaaagcaggttggatacagtggaggagacaataaatgaaatagaaactagagaagaggaatacaaagaagctgaggcacagaaagaaaaaaggacctctaagaatgaaagaatattgagacaactgtgtgaccaatccaagcggaacaatattcatattatagggataccaggagaagaagagagagagaaagggatagaaagtgtctttgaggaggtagttgctgaaaacttccccaatctgggaaggacatagtctctcaggccatggagatccacagatctcccaccacaagggacccaaggaagacaacaccaagacatatagtaattaaaatggggaagatcaaggataaggacagactgttaaaaggaggtagagacagaaataagatcacatacaagggaaagcctatcaggctgacatcagacttctcagcagaaaccctacaggccagaagggagtggcatgatgtatttaatgccatgaagcagaagggcctggaaccaagattactttgtctggcaagattatcatttaaatttgaaggagggatcaagcaatttccagataagcaatagctgagagaatttacctcccacaaccgtctctacagtctattttggaggaactgctatagatggaagtgttcctaaggtggaatagctgtcaccagaggtaataaaactacagtaaagaaagtagaacacctaattactatgcaaatgcaaaattaagttaactatctcaaaagtcaatcaagggatagacagaaaggacagaatatgatactaatatgtaaagaatggaggaggaagaaaaaggaggagaaacagaaaagaacctttagactgtgcttgtaacagcatactaagtgagtcaagttagatcttagatagtaaggaaattaaacttgaacctttggtaaccatgaaactaaagcctgcaatggcaataagtacatacctattaataatcaccctaaatgtaaatggactgaatgcacagatcaaaagatatagagtcactgaatggataaaaaacaagacccatctatatgctgcttacaagagactcacctccaacccaaagacatgcacagactaaaagtcaagggatgaaaaaagatatttcatgcaaacaactgggagaaaaaaagcaagtgttgcagtactagtatcagacaaaatagacttcaaaacaaagaaagtaacaagagataaagaaggacattacataatgataaaggggtcagtccaacaagaggatataaccattacaaatatatatgcacccaacacaggagcaccagcatatgtgaaacaaatactaacagaactaaaggaggaaatagaatgcaatgcattcattttaggagacctcaacacaccattcaccccaaaggacagatgcaccagac
The genomic region above belongs to Manis javanica isolate MJ-LG chromosome 7, MJ_LKY, whole genome shotgun sequence and contains:
- the LOC108385783 gene encoding uncharacterized protein isoform X3, whose amino-acid sequence is MPAWEASASAAANVPGCHAHKCSKRWRREAEGAGSGGVSPPPAAEDASRLSSLPRLFLPLTPPGSSADTAAREGRHPLTTPTASALQHQPPARGLLPQPPPAGFRAPAPGTRCPRPHSGLASSQQQLIMPSADTYPDAWRHRRPPVPPPADAAVARRSPAPLASAHRHLTSAAFYRSLLPPASGPPRQGPGAPVLTQATPPRRSSSECLPLTPGPDACRHRCLPLPSPADTYFAAFANTRGRPAPSAARRHRLLPQTPAATNRDPPSRGPDPLLPTQSWPPCSSLSS
- the LOC108385783 gene encoding uncharacterized protein isoform X2, whose protein sequence is MPAWEASASAAANVPGCHAHKCSKRWRREAEGAGSGGVSPPPAAEDASRLSSLPRLFLPLTPPGSSADTAAREGRHPLTTPTASALQHQPPARGLLPQPPPAGFRAPAPGTRCPRPHSGLASSQQQLIMPSADTYPDAWRHRRPPVPPPADAAVARRSPAPLASAHRHLTSAAFYRSLLPPASGPPRQGPGAPVLTQATPPRRSSSECLPLTPGPDACRHRCLPLPSPADTYFAAFANTRGRPAPSAARRHRLLPQTPAATNRDPPSRGPDPLLPTQSWPPCSSLSSYVLQCVYLQTA
- the LOC108385783 gene encoding uncharacterized protein isoform X4: MPAWEASASAAANVPGCHAHKCSKRWRREAEGAGSGGVSPPPAAEDASRLSSLPRLFLPLTPPGSSADTAAREGRHPLTTPTASALQHQPPARGLLPQPPPAGFRAPAPGTRCPRPHSGLASSQQQLIMPSADTYPDAWRHRRPPVPPPADAAVARRSPAPLASAHRHLTSAAFYRSLLPPASGPPRQGPGAPVLTQATPPRRSSSERCPPTHRRPRYQILAQAASRRSSGPSSKRRRRQPPAPEPAPRLSPPADASR
- the LOC108385783 gene encoding uncharacterized protein isoform X1, which encodes MPAWEASASAAANVPGCHAHKCSKRWRREAEGAGSGGVSPPPAAEDASRLSSLPRLFLPLTPPGSSADTAAREGRHPLTTPTASALQHQPPARGLLPQPPPAGFRAPAPGTRCPRPHSGLASSQQQLIMPSADTYPDAWRHRRPPVPPPADAAVARRSPAPLASAHRHLTSAAFYRSLLPPASGPPRQGPGAPVLTQATPPRRSSSECLPLTPGPDACRHRCLPLPSPADTYFAAFANTRGRPAPSAARRHRLLPQTPAATNRDPPSRGPDPLLPTQSWPPCSSLSSYTFYNSQDMEAT